Proteins found in one Subtercola endophyticus genomic segment:
- a CDS encoding zinc-binding dehydrogenase, translated as MKAVVVDTFGGGFHTEEITIDDPIGLEVLVEVKASGLCHSDMSVANYDLGYPVPAVFGHELAGVVTKIGPDVTDFAVGDHVVGSLIQYCGRCNNCLAGRSFQCLHPEATVRTPEQPPRLKREGADVTQGFGLGAFAQQALVHSNQLVKIAAEMPFPQAALLGCGGLTGTGAVLNTADVQPGQSVVIVGAGGVGLHAINGAVVAGASPIIVIDVAAEKLEKATRFGATHVIDSRSVDAVEAVKQIVPGGVDYVFDFVGIGAVQEQGVAMLAKGGGLYVIGVTPGQTMTVDGYDLLQGQKTITGIYMGSGTLRHDVPTYVDMYLAGKIQLDGLVSREISLDQVVEGYEMLKDPSVARVVITSF; from the coding sequence ATGAAAGCAGTTGTCGTCGACACCTTCGGTGGCGGATTCCACACAGAAGAGATCACGATCGACGATCCGATCGGGCTGGAGGTGCTGGTCGAGGTGAAGGCCTCTGGGCTCTGCCACAGCGACATGAGCGTGGCGAACTACGACCTCGGTTACCCGGTGCCCGCCGTGTTCGGTCACGAATTGGCGGGTGTTGTCACGAAAATCGGCCCCGACGTGACCGATTTCGCGGTGGGAGATCACGTGGTCGGCTCGTTGATTCAGTACTGCGGTCGGTGCAACAACTGTCTGGCCGGTCGCAGCTTTCAGTGTCTGCACCCGGAGGCGACCGTGCGCACGCCCGAGCAGCCGCCGCGACTCAAGCGCGAGGGCGCCGATGTCACCCAGGGCTTCGGCCTCGGTGCGTTCGCTCAGCAGGCGCTTGTGCACTCCAACCAGCTCGTGAAGATCGCCGCTGAGATGCCCTTTCCGCAGGCCGCGCTTCTGGGCTGCGGCGGCCTCACCGGCACGGGTGCCGTCTTGAATACCGCTGATGTGCAGCCCGGCCAGAGCGTTGTGATCGTCGGCGCAGGGGGCGTGGGTCTGCACGCCATCAACGGCGCTGTCGTGGCGGGTGCCTCACCGATCATCGTCATCGATGTCGCAGCAGAGAAGCTCGAGAAGGCGACACGGTTCGGTGCCACCCATGTGATCGATTCCCGCTCGGTCGACGCGGTCGAGGCGGTGAAGCAGATCGTGCCGGGCGGCGTCGATTACGTCTTCGATTTCGTGGGCATCGGCGCAGTTCAAGAGCAGGGCGTGGCGATGCTGGCCAAGGGTGGCGGCCTCTATGTGATCGGAGTGACGCCTGGCCAGACGATGACGGTCGACGGTTACGATCTGCTGCAAGGCCAGAAGACCATCACAGGCATCTACATGGGCTCTGGAACGCTGCGACACGACGTGCCGACGTATGTCGACATGTATCTCGCCGGCAAGATTCAGCTCGACGGTCTCGTGTCACGCGAGATCTCCCTCGACCAGGTCGTCGAGGGTTACGAAATGCTGAAAGATCCGTCTGTGGCGCGAGTCGTCATCACCTCGTTCTGA